The Echinicola rosea genome has a segment encoding these proteins:
- the pyk gene encoding pyruvate kinase, which translates to MNLPIANKKTKILATVGPASNNEKTLTELVKAGVNVFRLNFSHGNHEVHAEVIQLIRKINKDYGLNVGILQDLQGPKIRVGEVENNGVEIKEGDPITITNDAVIGTSSLVSTVYQNLPQDVVAGDRILIDDGNLEVAVNSTDGKNVNCTVVHGGILKSRKGINLPNTKVSAPSLTEKDKEDLAFGLENEVDWIALSFVRSAEDIIDLKKRIDAKGKACKIVAKIEKPEALDNIDEIIEVTDGVMVARGDLGVEVPMEMVPLWQKRIVEKCKQASKPVIIATQMLESMIQNPRPTRAETNDVANAVLDGADAVMLSAETASGAYPVHAVQAMTKVIQYVENNSDVYHYLYDIPENSNYFVSNNVIMMASGLSKNVNAKAIVGITASGFTAFRIASHRPFAKNFVFTHNKTLITQLSLVWGVTAYFFEGKQVSTDDTITFIQDTLKEKGHLNVGDIMINTASMPLQDKGKTNMLKIHMVE; encoded by the coding sequence ATGAACTTACCCATCGCGAATAAGAAGACCAAGATTTTGGCTACAGTTGGGCCGGCTTCAAACAACGAAAAGACACTTACCGAACTGGTAAAGGCCGGAGTCAATGTTTTCAGGCTGAATTTTTCCCATGGAAACCATGAAGTGCATGCCGAAGTGATCCAGTTGATCCGTAAGATTAACAAAGACTATGGATTGAACGTAGGGATCTTGCAGGATTTACAAGGACCTAAAATCCGTGTCGGTGAAGTAGAAAACAATGGAGTGGAGATCAAAGAAGGCGATCCTATCACGATTACCAATGACGCGGTAATCGGTACGTCGTCTTTGGTGAGCACCGTTTACCAAAACCTTCCACAGGATGTAGTTGCTGGAGACAGGATTTTGATCGATGATGGTAATCTTGAGGTGGCCGTAAACAGTACTGATGGAAAAAATGTAAACTGTACCGTCGTACACGGAGGAATTCTAAAATCCAGAAAAGGCATCAACTTGCCCAATACGAAAGTGAGTGCACCATCACTGACAGAAAAGGATAAAGAGGACTTGGCGTTTGGCCTCGAAAATGAAGTGGATTGGATTGCGCTTAGTTTTGTCCGTTCTGCTGAGGATATCATTGACCTTAAGAAAAGAATAGATGCCAAAGGAAAAGCGTGTAAGATCGTAGCGAAGATCGAAAAGCCCGAAGCCCTTGACAACATCGATGAAATCATCGAAGTGACAGACGGTGTGATGGTGGCCCGTGGGGACCTTGGTGTGGAAGTGCCTATGGAGATGGTGCCGCTATGGCAAAAGAGAATAGTAGAAAAGTGCAAGCAAGCCAGCAAACCCGTGATCATTGCTACGCAGATGCTGGAAAGCATGATCCAAAACCCACGCCCTACCCGTGCAGAAACCAATGACGTGGCCAATGCCGTATTGGATGGTGCAGATGCAGTGATGCTTTCAGCCGAAACTGCTTCCGGTGCATATCCTGTCCATGCCGTCCAGGCAATGACCAAAGTGATCCAATATGTAGAGAACAATTCCGATGTTTACCATTACCTCTATGATATTCCAGAAAACAGTAATTACTTTGTGAGCAACAATGTCATCATGATGGCTTCTGGCCTGTCCAAAAATGTCAATGCGAAGGCCATTGTGGGGATTACCGCTTCTGGGTTTACGGCTTTTAGGATCGCTTCCCACCGACCATTTGCCAAAAACTTTGTGTTTACCCATAATAAGACGCTGATCACCCAACTTAGCTTAGTATGGGGCGTGACGGCTTATTTCTTTGAAGGAAAACAAGTATCGACTGATGATACCATTACATTTATCCAGGATACGCTGAAGGAAAAAGGCCATCTAAATGTAGGTGATATTATGATCAATACCGCTAGCATGCCACTACAGGACAAAGGCAAGACCAATATGCTTAAAATCCACATGGTGGAGTAG